A section of the Candidatus Poribacteria bacterium genome encodes:
- a CDS encoding glycosyltransferase family 4 protein codes for MGIKPSSHLTEPQGKLKILMFNHEFPPIGGGGGWVSYFLGKHFAAAGHEVHLITSQFRECPTAEKMEGFHVHRVRALRKNRDVCAVHEMLTYAVSSSLYGLRFAKQFQPDIVQVFFGIPAGGGAYLLQKRRGVPYVVFLGGRDVPSRNPDPPYYRWLYLLLKPIIRAIWGNASAVVACSDGLRELARETDSVVKMDVIPDGLDLGRFEPVHRDACPEKVRVLTIGRLIPRKGFQFLIRALPQIIENAGTDDFEIEIVGDGPYQGELLKLSEDLGVASHIRFAGSVPYSELPQKYRDADVFILPSLAEGMPLVVLEAMGTGLPIVASRVQGIDELVVEGVNGALFDAGDVDGLAHSLVKLINAGEGRIEMGKASVERVKPYDWKHIADAYLALYDDILE; via the coding sequence ATGGGCATCAAACCTTCAAGTCACCTCACCGAACCGCAAGGAAAGTTAAAAATATTGATGTTCAATCACGAATTTCCACCGATTGGTGGAGGTGGTGGTTGGGTCAGCTACTTTTTAGGTAAACACTTCGCGGCGGCGGGGCATGAAGTGCATCTGATTACCTCTCAGTTTCGTGAGTGTCCAACAGCTGAGAAAATGGAGGGTTTTCATGTGCATCGTGTGCGTGCACTTCGGAAGAATCGCGATGTGTGTGCGGTCCACGAAATGCTGACTTACGCGGTGAGTTCAAGTCTCTACGGTTTGCGATTTGCGAAACAGTTCCAACCGGACATCGTTCAGGTCTTTTTTGGTATCCCTGCGGGGGGTGGTGCGTATCTTCTCCAGAAACGCCGCGGTGTGCCATACGTCGTGTTTTTAGGGGGACGTGATGTGCCGAGTCGCAATCCGGATCCGCCCTATTATCGGTGGTTATATCTACTGCTGAAGCCGATCATCCGAGCGATTTGGGGCAACGCATCAGCGGTTGTGGCGTGTAGTGACGGTTTACGCGAACTGGCGAGAGAGACGGATTCGGTTGTGAAAATGGACGTGATCCCTGATGGCTTGGATTTAGGACGTTTTGAGCCGGTTCACCGCGATGCCTGTCCGGAAAAGGTCCGAGTGCTCACAATTGGGAGGCTTATCCCGCGCAAAGGCTTCCAATTTCTGATTCGCGCGCTTCCCCAAATCATTGAAAACGCGGGAACCGATGACTTTGAAATCGAAATTGTCGGCGATGGACCGTATCAGGGGGAACTTCTGAAATTGTCAGAAGATCTCGGCGTAGCGTCACATATCCGATTCGCGGGTTCAGTGCCGTATTCGGAATTGCCACAAAAGTATCGTGATGCTGACGTTTTCATTTTGCCCTCGCTCGCGGAGGGGATGCCGCTTGTTGTTTTGGAGGCGATGGGGACGGGGTTGCCGATCGTTGCCAGCCGCGTTCAAGGGATTGATGAACTCGTGGTGGAGGGTGTTAATGGTGCACTGTTCGACGCCGGTGATGTTGACGGACTTGCACACTCGCTGGTCAAACTGATTAACGCCGGTGAAGGTCGTATTGAGATGGGTAAAGCGAGTGTTGAACGTGTTAAGCCCTACGATTGGAAACACATCGCAGACGCTTATTTAGCCCTTTACGATGATATTTTAGAATAG